GCTTGGAGCGTCTCTTCCGGGACGGCAAAGAGGTAGTCGAGACCGACCCGCTGGGCGTAGCGGTAGAGGCCGCTGGGCGTGGTTTCGCCCACCGCGATCTCGACCGGTTCGAGTTTGCCCTCAGCCACGATCCTGATCCGGCGCTGCGGGTTGTCCAGAGCCTGTTCGCCCGTCGGCTGATCGACGAAACTGGCGGCCTTGAGTTCGGTCAGCTTGTTCAGCAGGCCGTCCACCGCCGAACTATCGACCGCAAGCGTCTGATCGCCCTGAACCAGCGTCCAGGTTCCCTGCTTCTTGTCGAGCACCACATCGCCTTCCGGCTGGGCGATCTCGACGTGGTTGATCTCGGCGACGGCGGCGTCGATGAGCTTCTTGTCGCGCCAGGCTTGCAGGTCGGGAATGATCTTTCCGAGGTCCTCCTGCTTGACCGTCACGACCCACGGGCGATCGGCGAGCTTGGCGTAGGTCTGCTTGGAGTCCAGACCCGCGGGATTGCCAACGAGCACGACGTAATCGGTGCGCTTGGTCGTCGGCTGCGTGTCGGCCGGCTGGGTTTCGCCTTCCTTCGGTTCGGGCTTGACCTCCTCGACCGTGGTCACGACGACCCGCCACTTCGGCTCGGCCAGGCCGTACATCTGAAGCTGCTCCGGCTGGTCCTCGGCAAACTCCTCAGCCTTGAGCCAGGTCACCGTGTCGATGGCCTTGGTGATCGTGTCCTTTTCGACCGGGGCCCGCATGGGCGAGGTCATCACCCACTTGCCATCCGTCTTGACGAACTTGTACTCCGTACCGGCCTGATCGGTGTAGACCAGTTCGGCGACCTTGTCCTTGTTGGGCTCCCAGAGCCGCTTGTCGCGGTATTCCTTCAGGTCCTTCTTGATCTTCTCGCGCAAATCGACGTCGACCACGGCAATCGGCTCCGAGTCGCCCGTCCTGACGTAGGTGTTCTCGGACGCCACGACGTTCTTGCCGATCTGGAGGGTCAGCGTCCGGTCGCCTTCGAGGGTCACCACCATCGACGGCTCGGCCAGCCCGGTCTGTTCGAGGCTCAACTCCCCTTCAGCCCCCGGAGTAAAACTCCGCAGCTTCTTGGCGTCCTGGAACGCCGTCACCAGGTCGCTGACGTCCCACGACACCGCGGCGACCTCGACCGGCTCGACGATCGTCCACTTCTGGTCCTGCTTCTGGA
This genomic stretch from Phycisphaerae bacterium harbors:
- a CDS encoding DUF4340 domain-containing protein gives rise to the protein MSFKTTLTLLVVLIVLVGASWYLGVFAPPQDDKTPVSEAPTVDAREQMLIAPKLEDVSRMTLEVKGRGKVVFQKQDQKWTIVEPVEVAAVSWDVSDLVTAFQDAKKLRSFTPGAEGELSLEQTGLAEPSMVVTLEGDRTLTLQIGKNVVASENTYVRTGDSEPIAVVDVDLREKIKKDLKEYRDKRLWEPNKDKVAELVYTDQAGTEYKFVKTDGKWVMTSPMRAPVEKDTITKAIDTVTWLKAEEFAEDQPEQLQMYGLAEPKWRVVVTTVEEVKPEPKEGETQPADTQPTTKRTDYVVLVGNPAGLDSKQTYAKLADRPWVVTVKQEDLGKIIPDLQAWRDKKLIDAAVAEINHVEIAQPEGDVVLDKKQGTWTLVQGDQTLAVDSSAVDGLLNKLTELKAASFVDQPTGEQALDNPQRRIRIVAEGKLEPVEIAVGETTPSGLYRYAQRVGLDYLFAVPEETLQAVFKPAIAYRDRKVLNFDVDSAVAFEVRREDRTYRLEWREAGGWRVAQPVDAEAEQKAVKDLIMALATLQADSYVDTDHLNRYGLDEPDITVVVTTELEDQAPTTAPATAPTTQTQPAGRQYTLLVSRRDGKVYATVADQTPALVAQVGQQLYDDLSAELVRRSIFTGLSKSDAGKLTIQRAESTLEFVKDGDQWRYPADPVVQIDGTKVEKVIAAMAELKAKRYVSFDPQDADKYGLETPHITLTVEEADGETHGLDVARQAKTGRYAQAATGENRWVFTIETADVDKLDEELKDFVK